From the genome of Flavobacterium luteolum, one region includes:
- a CDS encoding alpha-xylosidase translates to MKNSKLTALFSAFMFGFLAIPNANAQIQNADVLNAPIDISKDFQNYLNTFYFADELASFDPATGKGTIKYLRYNYKTRQAFNNMMMKPDVEKANEFPTTEYAESPVLPFEIQFVSDRTVRIKTTSGPQFHPQKESLMLVDGVAPNHPELWKYAKIEGGHSYTSKHGRVEILTKPWHVKIYDEKGKLLTSTLHDTDFKNTYTPTLPFSYVRRNSDYSRSMGAAFSLEPDEKIFGCGESFTQFNKRGQKVVLWTDDANGIQNETMYKPIPFYMSSRGYGVFMHHSTPITVDFGKYFSSANEMYIGDDEADLFFFIGEPKDILDQYTNLTGKAAMPPLWSFGFWMSRITYFSEKEGREVARDLRKYKIPTDVIHFDTGWFDVDWRNNYEFAKSRFPDATKMMSDLKKDGFQVCLWQLPYFTPKNTLFPEIMDKNLAVRDRKGNLPYEDAVLDFSNPETISWYQGKLKKLFDEGVAVFKVDFGEAAPPDGIYHSGRTGFYEHNLYPLRYNKAVAEITQKEKGYTLIWARSTWAGSQRYPLHWGGDSETTNGAMSAELRGGLSLGLSGFSFWSHDVGGFATKSPENIYRRWTPFGMFTSHVRSHGEPPREPWLYSKEFLEGFRKADNMRYELMPYIYAQAKESSQKGLPMMRALFVEYPNDPGAWLVDNQYLFGSSILVAPLFEEVEERDVYLPEGTWIDYQTKKVYQSGWHKIKAGEVPIIVLVKDGTAIPHIGLAQSTKDMDWSKLTLKVYASDKTISATAKVFLPEGDAVQEIKVNKSGNNFDVATNPLNGKTTFKTEWAK, encoded by the coding sequence ATGAAAAACTCAAAATTAACCGCATTGTTTTCTGCTTTTATGTTTGGATTTTTGGCAATTCCAAATGCTAATGCCCAAATCCAAAATGCAGATGTATTAAATGCTCCAATAGATATCAGTAAAGATTTTCAGAACTATCTGAATACTTTTTATTTTGCGGACGAACTAGCTTCTTTTGATCCTGCAACAGGAAAAGGAACCATCAAATATTTGAGATACAATTATAAAACACGTCAGGCTTTCAACAACATGATGATGAAACCAGATGTAGAAAAAGCAAACGAATTTCCAACAACAGAATATGCAGAATCTCCTGTTTTGCCATTCGAGATTCAGTTTGTTTCAGATAGAACAGTTAGAATTAAAACAACTTCTGGACCGCAATTTCACCCGCAAAAGGAATCTTTAATGTTGGTTGACGGTGTTGCGCCAAATCATCCTGAATTATGGAAATATGCTAAAATCGAAGGAGGTCATAGTTATACAAGCAAACACGGAAGAGTTGAAATCTTAACGAAACCGTGGCACGTAAAAATCTACGACGAAAAAGGAAAACTGCTGACAAGCACACTTCACGATACTGATTTTAAAAATACCTATACACCGACACTTCCGTTTTCTTACGTTCGAAGAAACAGCGATTACTCAAGAAGTATGGGCGCGGCTTTCAGTTTAGAACCAGACGAAAAAATATTTGGTTGCGGTGAATCATTCACACAATTCAACAAACGCGGACAAAAAGTAGTTTTATGGACGGATGATGCTAACGGAATCCAAAATGAAACAATGTACAAACCAATTCCGTTTTACATGAGCAGCCGTGGTTATGGAGTTTTCATGCATCATTCTACACCAATTACAGTTGACTTTGGAAAATACTTTTCAAGTGCTAACGAAATGTACATTGGAGACGACGAAGCCGATTTGTTTTTCTTTATCGGAGAACCAAAAGACATCTTAGATCAATACACTAATTTGACTGGAAAAGCAGCAATGCCACCACTTTGGTCATTCGGTTTCTGGATGAGTAGAATCACTTATTTCTCTGAAAAAGAAGGAAGAGAAGTAGCAAGAGATTTACGTAAATATAAAATTCCAACAGACGTAATTCACTTTGATACCGGTTGGTTTGATGTAGATTGGAGAAACAACTACGAGTTTGCAAAATCTCGTTTCCCAGATGCCACAAAAATGATGTCTGATTTAAAGAAAGACGGTTTTCAGGTTTGTCTTTGGCAGTTGCCTTATTTCACGCCAAAGAATACTTTATTTCCAGAAATTATGGATAAAAACTTGGCGGTAAGAGACAGAAAAGGAAATCTTCCGTACGAAGATGCTGTTTTAGACTTCTCAAATCCAGAAACAATTTCTTGGTACCAAGGAAAATTGAAAAAGTTATTCGATGAAGGTGTAGCGGTTTTCAAAGTAGATTTTGGAGAAGCGGCACCGCCAGATGGAATTTACCATTCTGGAAGAACAGGTTTCTACGAGCATAATTTATATCCATTACGTTACAACAAAGCAGTAGCAGAAATTACTCAAAAAGAAAAAGGATATACTTTAATCTGGGCAAGAAGTACTTGGGCAGGATCTCAGCGCTATCCTTTGCATTGGGGAGGAGATTCTGAAACTACAAATGGAGCAATGTCAGCAGAATTACGCGGCGGACTTTCATTAGGATTAAGCGGATTCAGTTTTTGGAGCCACGATGTTGGAGGATTTGCAACAAAATCGCCTGAGAATATTTATAGAAGATGGACGCCATTCGGAATGTTTACGTCACACGTAAGAAGCCACGGAGAACCGCCTCGCGAACCTTGGTTGTACAGCAAAGAATTCTTAGAAGGATTTAGAAAAGCAGACAATATGCGTTACGAATTAATGCCATATATCTACGCTCAGGCAAAAGAAAGTTCTCAAAAAGGATTACCAATGATGCGTGCTCTTTTTGTAGAATATCCAAACGATCCCGGAGCTTGGTTAGTTGATAATCAATATTTATTTGGTTCAAGTATTTTGGTTGCACCGCTTTTTGAGGAAGTTGAAGAAAGAGACGTTTACCTTCCAGAAGGAACTTGGATCGATTACCAAACTAAAAAAGTGTACCAATCTGGCTGGCATAAAATTAAAGCAGGTGAAGTGCCAATTATAGTTTTAGTAAAAGACGGAACTGCAATTCCACACATCGGTTTAGCGCAGTCTACAAAAGATATGGATTGGAGCAAATTAACTTTGAAAGTTTACGCAAGCGACAAAACCATTTCGGCTACAGCTAAAGTATTTTTACCAGAAGGTGACGCAGTACAAGAAATAAAAGTGAACAAAAGCGGAAACAATTTTGATGTAGCTACAAATCCATTAAACGGAAAAACCACTTTTAAAACCGAGTGGGCAAAATAA
- a CDS encoding glycoside hydrolase family 2 TIM barrel-domain containing protein, with protein MLQLTSYKKLGLLFASFLLLTACKSSTDQKFSNRKVSFNADWSFHLNDSIADKDTIGTSTKWRTLDVPHDWSIEGKFDEKSPAGYGGGSLNGGLGWYKKAFKVAAEDSTKITSITFDGVYRNSEVWVNGHYLGKRPNGYIGFQYDMSSYLNYGDKNNEIIVKVDNSKQPNSRWYSGSGIFRNVWIETTDKLHVGQWGTYITTPKVTTEKASISFETTIKNQYKEGKKATVTTTIFKEDKKVTSVTQDITINANENQILNQSAEVENPILWSVENPELYTAVTEISLDDKIIDQYKTNFGIRDFKFDLNKGFILNGKQVKIKGVCLHHDLGPLGSAINTRAIERQLEIMKEMGVNGIRTSHNPPAPELLDLCDKMGFIVMDEAFDMWKQTKTKYDYGNDWDKWHKKDLIDQLLRDRNHPSIFVWSIGNEIPEQWNEKGVEIAKELAAITREYDKTRPLTAAMNPPVNMNIDAVTLQFEKKDVSINPLAGSGVLDLIGYNYAHQTYEHHLKNFPNTPFIATETTSGLQTRGYYDAVSDTIKKWPVRWDLKFTEGNPGNTVSAYDQVQTPWGSTHEATWKVIKKHDFLAGMYVWTGFDYIGEPTPYEWPSVSSYFGIVDLAGFPKDVYYMYQSEWTDKTVLHIFPHWNWKPGQTVDVWAYYNKADEVELFVNGKSVGKRSKKGDDLHVMWRIPFEAGTLKAVSRKDGKVVLEKEIKTAGNPSQLKLAADRSTIKADKNDLSFITVDILDDKGTLAPNANNEINFSLKGNGKIVGVCSGDPVSHESYKGNKHNALAGKCLVIVQSGDQSGRLELTAKTNGLKQSTIVITTE; from the coding sequence ATGTTGCAGCTAACTTCATATAAAAAACTAGGATTACTATTTGCAAGCTTTCTTTTATTGACAGCATGCAAATCATCAACAGATCAAAAATTTAGTAACCGAAAAGTTTCTTTTAATGCAGATTGGAGTTTCCATCTAAACGATAGTATTGCTGATAAAGACACTATTGGAACTTCAACAAAATGGAGAACTTTAGATGTTCCGCATGATTGGAGCATCGAAGGTAAATTTGATGAAAAAAGTCCTGCAGGTTATGGCGGAGGATCTCTAAACGGAGGTTTAGGCTGGTACAAAAAAGCATTCAAAGTCGCTGCAGAAGACAGCACAAAAATAACTTCTATAACTTTTGACGGAGTATATAGAAACAGTGAAGTTTGGGTAAATGGACATTATTTAGGAAAACGCCCAAACGGATATATAGGTTTTCAATATGATATGTCATCATATTTAAATTACGGAGACAAAAACAACGAAATAATTGTTAAGGTTGACAATTCAAAACAACCCAATTCACGCTGGTATTCAGGATCAGGAATTTTTAGAAATGTCTGGATTGAAACTACAGATAAACTTCATGTGGGACAATGGGGAACCTATATTACAACTCCAAAAGTTACGACCGAAAAAGCTTCTATAAGTTTTGAAACCACAATTAAAAATCAATACAAAGAAGGTAAAAAAGCCACAGTAACGACCACCATTTTTAAAGAAGACAAAAAAGTAACATCGGTTACACAAGATATAACCATCAATGCCAACGAAAATCAAATTCTGAATCAATCGGCAGAAGTTGAAAATCCGATTTTATGGTCAGTTGAAAATCCGGAATTGTATACAGCAGTTACTGAAATTTCGCTTGACGATAAAATCATCGATCAATACAAAACCAATTTCGGAATCAGAGATTTTAAATTCGATTTGAATAAAGGTTTTATTTTGAATGGAAAACAAGTAAAAATAAAAGGTGTTTGTCTGCATCATGATTTAGGTCCGTTGGGTTCTGCGATTAATACTCGCGCCATTGAACGTCAATTGGAAATCATGAAAGAAATGGGGGTAAACGGAATCAGGACTTCTCATAACCCGCCCGCTCCAGAACTTTTGGATCTTTGCGATAAAATGGGTTTCATTGTTATGGATGAAGCTTTTGATATGTGGAAACAAACCAAAACCAAATACGATTACGGAAACGATTGGGACAAATGGCATAAAAAAGATCTAATCGATCAATTGCTTCGCGACAGAAATCACCCAAGTATTTTTGTTTGGAGCATCGGAAACGAAATTCCAGAACAATGGAATGAAAAAGGCGTTGAAATTGCTAAAGAATTGGCTGCGATTACACGCGAGTATGATAAAACGCGTCCGTTAACCGCAGCGATGAATCCGCCGGTAAACATGAATATTGATGCGGTGACTTTACAGTTTGAGAAAAAAGATGTATCGATTAATCCGCTTGCTGGATCTGGAGTTTTAGATTTAATTGGATACAATTATGCACATCAAACGTACGAACATCATCTAAAGAACTTTCCAAATACACCTTTTATTGCAACCGAAACCACTTCAGGCTTGCAGACAAGAGGCTATTATGACGCTGTTTCAGATACCATTAAAAAATGGCCGGTAAGATGGGATCTTAAATTTACAGAAGGAAATCCAGGAAACACAGTTTCAGCATATGATCAAGTTCAAACACCTTGGGGTTCTACGCACGAAGCAACTTGGAAAGTAATTAAAAAACACGATTTCTTAGCTGGAATGTACGTTTGGACAGGCTTCGATTATATCGGAGAACCAACACCATACGAATGGCCATCAGTAAGTTCGTATTTCGGAATTGTCGATTTAGCAGGTTTCCCAAAAGACGTTTATTATATGTACCAAAGTGAATGGACAGACAAAACGGTTTTGCACATTTTCCCGCATTGGAACTGGAAACCCGGACAAACTGTTGATGTTTGGGCATATTACAATAAAGCCGATGAGGTTGAACTTTTCGTAAACGGAAAATCGGTTGGAAAACGAAGTAAAAAAGGAGATGATTTACACGTAATGTGGAGAATTCCTTTTGAAGCTGGAACTCTAAAAGCAGTTTCTCGTAAAGACGGAAAAGTAGTTTTAGAAAAAGAAATCAAAACAGCTGGAAATCCTTCTCAATTAAAACTGGCTGCAGACAGAAGTACCATCAAAGCAGACAAAAACGATCTGTCATTTATCACAGTTGATATCTTAGATGATAAAGGAACTTTAGCTCCAAATGCGAACAACGAAATTAATTTCTCTTTAAAAGGAAACGGAAAAATAGTAGGCGTTTGCAGCGGAGATCCGGTTAGCCACGAATCGTACAAAGGAAATAAACACAACGCTTTGGCTGGAAAATGTTTGGTAATTGTACAATCTGGAGATCAATCTGGAAGATTGGAATTAACAGCAAAAACAAATGGATTAAAACAGTCCACAATTGTAATTACAACAGAATAA
- a CDS encoding RagB/SusD family nutrient uptake outer membrane protein, with protein MKKTYLYIFCLGLLSLASCSLETEPLTQQTDGNFYKTTDDAYTALVGCYDGMQVATGAAGLGVPVISEVMSDDCFGGTGNSDGYNYAAIDEFNIQRSPSDIDMLNNNWIAYYKALYRCNVLLSKMDQIDWKGDTTLRNTYESETRFIRAYLYFEMVRLWGNIPLLTKPSTENIPQAAPEEVYKVIAEDLVFASDHLPSAAYSATVSGRITKWAAKSLLGRVYLYYTGYYGKTDLVGVVTKAQALAHLEDVIAGSGHGLVDDFSTLWPAASVDKYAGEANKEIVFSIKYTYTSDYNGNTDGNHWLVMFGMREFSSYPYGRGWGVTVNSKLWNAYTANDTRRVSTVIGINEEKIPFDKINNQREYTGYYNKKYTPMVDKDGKDLPLTMGSQFWDISQFQDYVVLRYSDVLLMAAELGSGNAQSYFDDVRRRAYKTAFTSIPVNYDNIMNERHLEFALEGVRYWDLLRQGIGKASSTIAETTTLLNGGVQATKTISSVNIQNTKGLQQIPNTQITLSNGVLKQNAGW; from the coding sequence ATGAAAAAGACTTATTTATATATTTTCTGTTTGGGTTTACTTTCTCTTGCATCTTGCAGTTTAGAAACAGAACCACTTACACAACAGACAGATGGGAATTTTTATAAAACCACAGATGATGCTTATACAGCATTAGTAGGTTGTTATGACGGAATGCAGGTGGCTACAGGAGCTGCTGGTTTAGGAGTTCCAGTAATTAGCGAAGTAATGTCTGATGATTGTTTTGGAGGAACAGGAAACTCAGATGGTTACAATTATGCTGCGATTGATGAGTTCAACATTCAACGTTCGCCATCGGATATTGATATGTTAAACAATAACTGGATAGCTTACTATAAAGCACTTTATCGTTGTAATGTCCTTTTGTCAAAAATGGATCAAATTGACTGGAAAGGGGATACTACTTTAAGAAATACTTACGAATCTGAAACAAGATTTATTAGAGCCTATTTATATTTTGAAATGGTTCGTCTATGGGGAAATATTCCATTATTGACTAAACCTTCAACAGAAAATATTCCTCAGGCAGCACCAGAAGAAGTGTATAAAGTAATTGCAGAAGATTTAGTTTTTGCATCAGATCATTTACCATCAGCAGCTTACAGTGCAACTGTTAGCGGTCGTATTACAAAATGGGCAGCAAAATCTTTGCTTGGACGTGTTTACCTATACTACACAGGATATTATGGTAAAACCGATTTGGTTGGAGTAGTAACTAAAGCACAAGCGCTAGCACATTTGGAAGATGTTATAGCAGGAAGCGGACATGGTTTGGTTGATGACTTTTCTACACTTTGGCCTGCAGCTTCAGTTGATAAATATGCAGGTGAAGCTAATAAAGAAATCGTATTTTCTATCAAATATACCTATACTAGCGATTATAACGGAAATACTGATGGTAACCACTGGTTAGTAATGTTCGGAATGAGAGAATTCTCTTCTTATCCATACGGACGTGGTTGGGGCGTAACTGTGAATTCTAAGTTATGGAACGCATACACAGCAAATGATACAAGACGTGTTTCAACTGTAATAGGAATTAATGAAGAAAAAATTCCATTTGATAAAATAAATAATCAGCGTGAATATACTGGTTACTATAACAAAAAGTATACACCGATGGTTGATAAAGATGGAAAAGACCTTCCATTAACAATGGGAAGCCAGTTTTGGGACATCAGCCAATTTCAAGATTATGTGGTATTGAGATATTCTGATGTACTTCTAATGGCAGCAGAATTAGGAAGTGGTAATGCACAATCTTATTTTGATGACGTAAGAAGAAGAGCTTACAAAACAGCATTCACTTCTATTCCGGTTAATTATGATAATATCATGAACGAAAGACATTTAGAATTCGCTCTAGAAGGAGTTAGATACTGGGACTTACTTCGTCAAGGAATTGGTAAAGCATCTTCAACTATCGCAGAAACTACAACTTTACTTAACGGAGGAGTACAGGCTACAAAAACAATTTCTTCAGTAAACATCCAAAATACAAAAGGATTACAGCAAATTCCAAATACACAGATAACATTATCTAATGGAGTTTTAAAACAAAATGCGGGCTGGTAG
- a CDS encoding SusC/RagA family TonB-linked outer membrane protein — protein sequence MKSKNCIKTTKLPYFMAVLLSVFMMQFGFAQESKTVSGTITSSEDGFGVPGATVLVQGTKSSAVTDFDGKYKIEAKTGDVLVITFVGFKTKNITVGTQKVVDAVLQPETAELKEVVVIGYGSQKKTLVTNAVTQVSGESLTKTNTTNALQALQGQAAGLQITSTSGQPGESLNVVIRGVGSTAGSNPLYVVDGVLTGDISYLNNSDIESISVLKDAASAAIYGSQASNGVVLVTTKKGKRGTTGQITFDQYYGVQSVARKVDLLDAKEYATILNEARVNSGNTPYFTNAQIAGMGSGTNWMDKMLTDNAATKNFSFGASGGSDTSVYSASLSYLGQEGVVGGKDLSNYERYNFRFNSEHKLYKDVVTFGENLSFAYINKNGIGVGNQYNNSLRGAFQATPLLPMYDANGNYFDTSNSTEPWLTGMANPYALMVYNNQNESDSQKLLGNVYLQIQPIKNLTFKTTLGLDYNVNEGHSYSPIYRLSIYANSAFDRVNQNMNKSTSINWDNLLTYKFNVSDNHHFEALAGTSYINYNTTSVEAANADSVFNDLEHAWIDNTTNKDGARMSMKGSKFENILMSYFGRLNYNYKEKYLLNATLRADGSSKFAPGNQWGYFPSVSGGWVASNEDFLKDSKVFNFLKLRASWGQVGNQSIRSFQYLSLIKSNYTNYTFGDKEGALTPGAYPENIANPSLKWETSEQIDLGFDARFLDNALSVNFDVYKKTNKDWLILAPILATAGANAPFINGGDVVNKGVELSLSYQNKIGDFNYSVSANGAYNKNTVGQIPNADGIIHGLSGELYDNSGEFYRAENGHPLGYFWGYKTGGVFQNQEQINNYKSANGVVLQPNAAPGDLIYVNTNGDDKIDASDKTSIGNPNPDFTYGFSISASYKAFDFSLNGNGVAGNQIVQSYRNQANTYGNYTSAILSRWHGEGSSNTMPRVTEDNRNFTQFSDLYVQDGDFLRINTVTLGFDLAKMKQSKSFFASQFRVYFSVLNLYTFTKYDGMDPEIGFGSSNDDQKFSSGVDVGYYPRPRTYMLGLNVKL from the coding sequence ATGAAAAGCAAAAATTGTATTAAAACAACAAAGCTTCCATATTTTATGGCGGTGCTGCTTAGCGTATTTATGATGCAGTTTGGATTTGCTCAAGAATCTAAAACTGTAAGTGGGACAATTACCTCTTCCGAAGACGGATTTGGAGTTCCAGGAGCAACTGTACTTGTACAGGGAACAAAATCGAGTGCTGTTACCGATTTTGACGGAAAATATAAAATTGAAGCCAAAACAGGCGATGTTTTAGTAATTACCTTCGTGGGATTTAAAACAAAGAATATTACAGTCGGTACTCAAAAAGTAGTCGACGCTGTTTTACAGCCAGAAACTGCAGAACTTAAAGAGGTTGTAGTAATTGGATATGGATCACAGAAAAAAACATTAGTCACTAATGCTGTAACTCAGGTAAGTGGTGAGAGCCTGACAAAAACAAATACTACAAATGCGCTTCAGGCACTTCAAGGTCAGGCAGCGGGTCTTCAAATTACTTCTACTTCTGGACAACCGGGAGAAAGTCTGAATGTGGTAATTAGAGGAGTGGGTTCAACAGCAGGAAGTAATCCGCTTTATGTTGTAGATGGAGTTCTTACTGGAGATATTTCTTACTTGAATAACTCTGATATCGAATCTATTTCTGTTTTAAAAGATGCTGCTTCGGCGGCAATCTATGGTTCGCAAGCTTCGAATGGAGTTGTATTAGTAACAACAAAAAAAGGGAAACGTGGCACAACAGGACAAATAACATTTGATCAGTATTATGGCGTTCAGTCAGTAGCGAGAAAAGTAGATTTGCTTGATGCTAAAGAATATGCAACAATATTAAATGAAGCAAGGGTTAACTCTGGCAATACCCCATATTTTACTAATGCTCAAATAGCTGGAATGGGCTCAGGAACAAATTGGATGGATAAAATGCTTACAGATAATGCTGCAACTAAGAATTTCTCTTTTGGAGCGTCTGGAGGTTCTGACACTTCGGTTTATTCGGCTTCATTATCTTATTTGGGGCAAGAAGGTGTAGTTGGAGGTAAAGATTTGTCAAACTACGAACGTTATAATTTCAGATTCAATTCAGAGCATAAATTATACAAAGATGTTGTGACATTTGGAGAGAATTTGAGTTTTGCGTACATTAATAAAAATGGAATTGGTGTTGGTAATCAATATAATAACTCTTTGAGAGGAGCTTTTCAAGCAACACCTTTGCTGCCAATGTACGACGCAAACGGCAACTATTTTGATACTTCTAACAGTACAGAACCATGGTTGACAGGAATGGCAAATCCTTATGCTTTAATGGTTTATAATAATCAAAACGAAAGCGATAGCCAAAAATTATTAGGAAATGTTTACCTACAGATTCAGCCAATTAAAAACCTAACTTTTAAAACAACTTTAGGTTTGGATTATAACGTAAATGAAGGACACTCTTATTCTCCAATTTACAGATTGTCAATTTATGCTAATAGTGCTTTTGATAGGGTAAATCAGAACATGAATAAAAGTACAAGTATAAACTGGGACAATTTATTAACATATAAGTTTAATGTATCAGATAATCATCATTTTGAAGCTTTGGCTGGTACATCTTATATCAATTATAATACAACTTCTGTAGAAGCGGCAAATGCTGATTCTGTTTTTAACGATTTAGAGCACGCCTGGATTGACAATACAACAAATAAAGACGGAGCAAGAATGTCAATGAAAGGAAGTAAGTTTGAGAATATCCTAATGTCTTATTTTGGAAGATTAAACTATAATTACAAAGAGAAATATTTATTAAATGCGACTCTTAGGGCTGATGGTTCTTCTAAATTTGCGCCAGGAAATCAATGGGGATATTTTCCATCAGTTTCTGGGGGTTGGGTAGCTTCAAACGAAGATTTTTTGAAGGATTCAAAAGTATTTAATTTCTTAAAATTAAGAGCAAGCTGGGGTCAGGTAGGAAACCAAAGTATTAGATCATTTCAATATTTATCTTTAATAAAATCAAATTATACTAACTACACTTTTGGTGATAAAGAAGGTGCCTTAACACCTGGAGCATACCCTGAGAATATTGCAAATCCAAGCCTTAAATGGGAAACTTCAGAACAGATTGACCTTGGTTTTGATGCCAGATTTTTAGACAATGCATTGAGTGTAAACTTTGATGTTTATAAAAAGACAAACAAAGACTGGTTAATTTTAGCGCCAATCTTAGCAACGGCTGGTGCGAACGCACCATTTATTAACGGAGGAGATGTAGTTAATAAAGGAGTAGAGTTAAGTTTGAGCTATCAAAATAAAATTGGAGATTTTAACTACAGTGTGAGTGCAAACGGCGCTTACAATAAAAACACTGTTGGACAAATTCCAAATGCAGACGGAATTATTCATGGTCTGAGCGGTGAACTTTATGATAACTCGGGTGAATTTTATAGAGCAGAAAACGGACATCCGTTAGGATATTTCTGGGGATACAAAACAGGAGGAGTGTTTCAAAATCAGGAACAAATTAACAATTACAAATCGGCAAACGGAGTGGTTCTACAACCAAATGCAGCTCCTGGAGATTTGATTTATGTGAATACAAATGGAGATGATAAAATTGATGCTTCTGATAAAACAAGCATCGGAAATCCAAATCCTGATTTCACTTACGGTTTCTCTATTTCGGCTAGTTATAAAGCCTTCGATTTTTCGCTTAATGGAAATGGAGTAGCAGGAAATCAAATTGTACAATCGTATAGAAACCAGGCAAATACTTACGGTAATTATACTTCAGCAATATTAAGCCGCTGGCATGGAGAAGGGTCTTCAAACACAATGCCTAGAGTAACTGAAGATAACCGAAACTTTACACAATTTTCAGATTTATACGTTCAGGATGGGGATTTCTTAAGAATTAACACGGTTACACTAGGATTTGATTTAGCAAAAATGAAACAGTCAAAATCATTTTTTGCAAGCCAGTTTAGAGTTTATTTCTCAGTATTGAACCTTTATACTTTTACGAAGTATGATGGAATGGATCCTGAAATAGGATTTGGTTCTTCTAATGATGATCAAAAGTTTTCATCAGGGGTTGATGTAGGTTACTATCCAAGACCAAGAACATATATGTTAGGTCTAAATGTTAAACTTTAA